AAATGGTGCGGGAACAAAAACCACTGCATTATTAACCGATATGAACCAAGTTTTAGCATCTTGTGCGGGTAACGCGGTAGAAGTTCGCGAAGCTATTAATTTCCTTACTGGCCAATATCGTAATCCTCGCTTGTATGAAGTCACCATGGGGTTGTGTGCCGAAATGCTAATTTTGGGCGGAATTACACAAAATGAAGCTGATGCGCGTATTAAATTACAAGCTGTATTAGATAACGGTAAAGCTGCTGAGACTTTTGGTAAAATGGTTTCAGGGTTGGGTGGTCCAGTTGATTTTGTTGAAGCTTACGACAAATACTTGCCTCATGCCAAAATCATTCGTCCAGTTTATGCCGATGCTAGCGGTTTTGCGCATAGCATGGACACCAGAGCGCTAGGCTTAGCTGTTGTCACTCTAGGTGGTGGTCGCCGTAAACCCGGTGACGCGCTTGATTACAGTGTTGGCTTAACTCAGATGTGTGCATTAGGGCAGGTTATCGATAAAGATACCCCAATTGCTATGATCCACGCACAAACTGAAGATGCATTTGCAGAAGCCGCACAAGCCGTTAAAAGTGCGATACATATTAAAGATTCTGCACCTGAAAAAACACCAGAGATATACCAATACATTCGTGTATCGGATCTATAAGGAGTTAGATAGTGAAACGTACATTTATTTTAATGCTAGATTCATTTGGCGTTGGTGCTGCGGGTGACGCAGATAAATTCGGTGATGTTGGATCAGATACCTTTGGCCATATTGCTAAAGCTTGTGCTGAAGGTCAGGCCGATGTTGGACGTCAAGGTCCACTAAAACTCCCAAACCTTGCTCGTTTAGGGCTTGGGCATGCAGGTTTTGAATCAACGGGTAAATTTGCTGATGGCTTTAACGATGATGTTGACGTTATTGGGGCTTATGGCTATGCCGAAGAGCTAAGCTCGGGTAAAGATACCCCAAGTGGTCATTGGGAAATGGCGGGTGTGCCTGTGCTTTATGAGTGGGGGTACTTTAGTGATTTAACCAACTCATTTCCAAAAGAGTTAACAGATAAAATTCTTGCTCGTGCTGGTTTAGATGGCTTTTTAGGTAATTGTCATGCTTCTGGTACAACTATTCTAGAAGAGTTAGGCGAAGAGCACATGAAGACTGGAAAACCTATTTTCTATACGTCTGCTGACTCGGTTTTCCAAATTGCCTGTCATGAAGAGTCATTTGGTTTAGAAAACTTATATAACTTGTGCAAAATTGCCCGTGAAGAGCTAGAGCCATATAACATCGGTCGTGTGATTGCGCGTCCATTTATTGGTTCGAGTGCGAAAGATTTTGCCAGAACTGGAAACCGTCATGATTATGCGGTTCAACCTCCAGCCCCAACTGTACTCGATAAATTGAAAGCTGCCGGCGGTGAAGTCGTTAGTATTGGTAAAATTGCTGATATATATGCTAATTGCGGCATTACACAACAGTACAAAGCCACGGGCTTAGAAGCGCTATTTGACGAAACGTTAACTCAAATTAAGCGTGCTGGCGATAACACCATAGTATTCACCAACTTTGTTGACTTTGATTCACATTATGGCCACCGCCGAGATATTGCTGGCTATGCTAAAGCCTTAGAATATTTTGATTCACGTTTACCTGAATTACTTGCTTTGCTAGACGAAGACGACTTCTTATTGCTAACGGCAGATCATGGCTGCGACCCTACTTGGAAAGGCACTGAGCATACACGCGAACATGTTCCTGTATTAGCTTATGGTGCAGGTTTACCAGCGGGCTCATTGGGTCGAAGAAAGTCTTTTGCTGATATGGGGCAGTCTATTGCAAGTTATTTTAAACTTGAGCCTATGGAGTATGGCGAATCGTTCTTAGATTAGGCTTTTATTTAGAACGATGGTTCATTTTATGGTTCAATAAGTTTTGAAAACTGTTAAAATTTAATAGATTTAAAAATAATAGAAAATAGGGGTTATATACATGGCTACACCACATATTAATGCCGTAGAGGGTGCATTTGCTGAAACGGTTCTATTCCCAGGCGATCCATTACGTGCTAAGTACATTGCAGAAACCTTCCTAGAGGGCGCTGAATTAGTAACTGACGTGCGTAACATGTTTGGCTATACAGGTACTTATAAAGGTAAGCGTATTTCAGTAATGGGTTCTGGAATGGGCATTCCATCTTGTTCTATCTATGCACATGAACTTATTAAAGAATACGGCGTTAAAAATTTAATCCGTGTTGGTAGTTGTGGCGCAATCAGCACCGATGTAAAAGTACGTGACGTAATTATTGGCATGGGTGCATGTACTGACTCACAAGCTAACCGTTTACGTTTTAAAAACCAAGATTTCGCAGCTATTGCTGACTTCGGTTTATTAAGTGCAGTGGTTGATTCTGCCAAAGAACACGGCACTAAAATCCGTGTTGGTAATGTTTTCTCAGCAGATCTTTTCTATACACCTGATCCAGAAATGTTTGATGTGATGGAAAAAATGGGTGTATTAGGTGTTGAGATGGAAGCTGCTGGTCTTTATGGCGTTGCGCACGAGTTAGGTGCTAAAGCTTTATGTGTTGTGACCGTGTCTGATCACATTCGTACCGGTGAGCAAACTACATCTGAAGAACGTCAAACAACATTCAATGACATGATTATCATGACATTAGATGCTGCAGTAACGCTATAATTCATTGTATTAAAAAAAATTATCAAAAAAGGCGCTTACATAGCGCCTTTTTTATACCTAAATGGCTATCGCAATCGAAATAAATCACTGCTGATTCTAGCTTGTGAAATACCTAATATCAGCGTTAGATTTTTGGCTGTAGTATAACTGCCTATTATAAAAATCTACCTTGATATAACGCATTTTTCCTTAGTTATTTCTGATCACTTATTTACTGTGATTAATGGTATTATTCGTTATTTGTTATCTGAATCTTGTGGCTGATTGGCTAACTTTTGCTTTTTTATATGCTTTAATCTTGTTTTACGCCTATCGAAATCAGCGCGCTTAAAGGATAAAGAGCGTGATAGCAATAACCCAATAAAGCCTGCTACTAATAACATCCATTTTAAGAGTTCCATATTCTGATTATGTAAATATCTGATTTCATCAAAAAACATATTGAGATCAAGCCTTACTTCTACATAACCTAAATTATTTTCCTGTTGTATTACGTTTTCAATCAAAGGCGGATAGGGGACAAGTAGTTGACGTAATTCTTCAGAATCTGGACCTAGTTCATTAGGTGTAACGGATTGAGCAAACGCTAATCTTACACCTTGCGAATTATATATATTTACCGAAACCACTTTGGGATCTTTAGTTAATGTTGTAGCTAACCATTGAAGTTGCTCATCATTTTGTAAAAACATCGCCGGAGCCGCACCGTTAGCTGCTTGTTGAGCTAAGGTTCTAGCCATTAACTTGGTTTGTGTACTTAATAACTTTTGGCCATTTTTTAAATTACTTTGCCACAGATTAACTAAACCAAAACCCAAGCTTATCGCGAGAATTAGTTGAATGAGCCGAGTAATTTTTTGCCTTTTCTTTAGACCTTTAACAAAAATCACTTTAATCCTTAGTCATTTTTCTATTTAATTGGACGCTAACTTAAGTGCCGATAGCTTATTATTTTAAGGTTGCAGGTGTTTAATCATACTAATCGAAAATGATATCAGTAGATAGTCGCATGCTAAGAGGTTGAATTCATGGTAAGTCATAGCGCTAACATAATAAACAATAGCGATCATATTCTGCAGTGGTTGTTGATGTCTACAACCAATGAATATAGGCATAATGGCTTATTATGCCAACGATATGAAGAAGCGGATTACATAACCGAAGCATCTTTATTCAACTTGCAGCGCGCTCGAGTGGTATTTGAACAATCCACACAAGCAGATATTGCAACTTGGTTGCAGCAATTAAGCTGTAATGCTCATTTTGCAGTGTTGCATCGCGCGAATGATCTTATTGGATTTGAAATCGCTTTTGAAGGTGATTTCGATGAACTTATGCAATCTTTTTACACACAATTTACAGCGCATAAAGCTAAGGCTGAGTTGCTGGTTATTACCAGTCCATTACCTAATTTAAAACAGCCAGGATTATTGGTGATGGATATGGATTCGACCGCCATTCAAATTGAGTGCATTGATGAGTTAGCAGCCATGGCTGGCGTAGGGGATGAAGTGGCTGCGGTTACGGCTAGTGCGATGCGTGGTGAGCTTGATTTTGAACAAAGTTTGCGTATGCGAGTGAGTAAACTCGCTAATGCTGATGCGAGTATTATTGACACCTTGTGCCATAACTTACCTTTAATGCCTGGGTTAACGGCATCGTTAGATGAGTTACAAGATAATCACTGGAAGCTTGTTGTCGCGTCGGGTGGTTTTACCCCCTTTGTAAACCATTTAATGCATTTACTAAGACTTGATGCTGCATTTGCTAACGAGCTAGTGATAGAAGATGGCAAGTTAGTGGGGGAGGTTTGTGGTGATGTGGTTGATGCTCAATATAAGGCGAGTGTCATCAAACGTTGTGCTCAAAAATGGCAAATTGCAGCTGGACAAACATTAGCCATAGGTGATGGTGCGAATGATATTCCCATGATACAAGCAGCAGATTTAGGCGTGGCCTTTCATGCTAAGCCTAAATTAATTAGCGCAGCAAACTTGGCTGTTAATCATTTAGATTTACGGGCATTGGTTTTTTGCTTACAAGCTTAACCTTTGATGTTTGGCTGATAAGCATTTACGAGGCGGGCAGCTATTTTTCAATAACCACTTGATTTTGCAGTGTTGGATAACGTAAACAGATTTCTTGGGTAATATCCAATAATTCACCTAAGCCGATAATGCGCCATAACTGCTCTTCAAGTTGTTTTGCTCTGTGATTTGCATGGATATGTATATATTCTAATTCTCGACGAATATAGCTCATATCTGGCTTATCTGTTGCCCCTCTAAATACTCTCAGGGCCATAAAGCGGCCCAATCGCTGACTTTGTTCTATAAATTGTTGCTGCTCTTCTGTGGTGAGTGCTTTGGTGAGTTTACATGTAAGGTTTATGGTGCCACGTGAATGGCGTGTAATACGCATAAATATTTCAATATAGCTCATTTCATAGTGAGGCTTCATTGATCGAATAGGTTCAACAATTTGATTTTTAAACACCCCATCAGCCATAAGTGGTGTAAGGTTATATTGCATTATTTTGTCTGTATCTTGTGAAAATAAATGACTAATTTCATCTACTTTTGTCCCGATGCCAATGCCGGCTAATTGAATTGTTTTATTTGTTTTTTCAATAAAATAAGGCACACCTACTAATTCTCGCATCATCAAATTTTTCATGCCATCAGCAAGTTCAAGTTGTTCACCATCTTTATCAGATAATTGCGCTAACTTTTGTTTATTATGAGTGATTAACTTATTTAAAAACTCAACACCTGCATGGGGTTCATGTCCTATAAGCGCACTTAAATGTAAAATTGCACCGTTTGAGCGCGCACGGACGAGTTGGTAAGGTAAATTTGATAAATTGGTTTTTCCTGCAATGGTTTGCAGACGAGGAAAGCTGAGTGTCACTGCCGCAGGAAATTGCAAATCAGCTGATTCATCTAAGTTGATCTGTAAACCTCTACTTGATATATCATGTGTGATACCACTAAGCGTTTTATCGCCTTGCTTGATTTCTACTAAGGTTTTAAATGAAAAGCGTGCCTCGTGGCGACGTTCACTAAATGGCATCGATATTTTCTTGATGCTATTAGTGGTCACTTTTTGCTGGGCGAAGATTTTTAACTGATTAACATCTTGGCCGGTAAACCATGACTGGTATTGTGGTTTAGCTTCTTCATTAGTGAGATCGCATAAATGTAGTACATGACTGAAGGTCGCCAATTGCTGCTCTGTTAATCCACTGTAATGATTATCGTCCCCTGGTAGTGTCGAGGTTTTATAATTCTGGCTGTGATCAATCTTATGACTATGGATTTTAAACACCCGCCAGCTTGACTTTTTGGCCCCAAAACCAAGAAATAGCCCAAGATGACCGGTTTTATTTAACTCAGCTAAGGTTGCTGAGTAGAAATGCAATTTACCATTGGCAATATGGATAAAACTGAATAACAGTCGATGTTCAATTACATCAGGAAACTTGAGTAAGTTGACTAAACGGTTATTGGTTAGCATGCCAGAGAGTTGGTTTACGTCATGTTCATTTTGGAAAAAATGAAAAATCGGCTGGTTGCCTCTTGCCAATAACGTATGGCTTATAGTGGGCTTATTTTCATTAATGCTAATAAATAATGGCAAATGAGGCTGTAATGGTAGGTAGTGACGTTCAAAACCTAAGCCTGTCGCATTCACGATGACATCATTAACATCCACTTTATAACGAAATTTGAACGCTCGAATAAGCTGCGTAATGACCTTGTCTAGTTCTGCGCCACCGCCTAATCGTTTTAGGCGAAATATTGCATTGTCATCTTTGTTCTGAATATCAACGATTTGATAATCAACACCTTGCTGTAAGTCTTCAAAATAAAACTCTTCACTTAGTTCGAGGAGTTTTATTCTTATGGGCTTTTCGGTATCGAAGTTATGCTTCTGCGGTAGGCGAATACGTGCACCACCAACTGATAAATCGAGTGTTGCGCCAAAAACATCAGCCATACCAGGTTGCACTGCTGAAATACGAATGCTGTAATTCATTCGCTCTTCACTACGGTTAAAGTAGCTACCTAGTACAATGCCGGGGACCTCAAAAGGGGACTGTTCTTGTTGAGGCTCAGTAATATTGCCTTGTTTTTTTTGTTGGATGATTTGTTTACGTTCTTTGTGCGATTTAATGACATGCTCATAGACACCCAAGGTATATTTGTTGTGATAGATGGGTAAGATAGACTCTATGGCGTTTTTTGACGGTTCATCAAGAAAGTGTCGCTGTTTTCCTATAGTAAACTCTTCACAAGGTAATTCAGTTTTGTCACGCAGATCAATAATACGAGTGCAAGGCGCAGAAATACGATTCAGCTCCATTTTTAACAAAAATCGAGTCGAATTGGATTCGTCAGCAGTTAATCTCTCGAATATATCCTGAAAATCAGGCTCCATCATAAGAGGTTTTAATTGTTCAATTAGTCCACTGTGATTATCTAAAGTCATTATCTATTATCGTTTTTAATGCTTAATTGTAGCGTGACTGGTAATCTTATCGGCATGAAAAGGCAATGCTTTATTAGATTCGGCTGTAGAGTTAACTTTATACCGAAATAATTATAAATGAAAAACAATACTGATAAATAGTTGCTCTAACACAGCATAGTATTGCTGTTAGTAGGTAACCACGGTTTTTTTCGTTTTAAAAATTCATAGATTGAGTGTTATGGCTAAAAATAAAACGGCATATGTATGTAATGAATGTGGTCAAGACTTTCCGCGTTGGCAAGGACAGTGCAGTGCTTGCCAAGAGTGGAACACGATTACTGAAGTGCGTTTGGGGGCCAGCAGTGCGACTCGAACTCATCAGTTTAGTGGTTATGCAGGCAGTATTGATAGAAAAGTACAAACACTAGATCAAATTGATCTAAATGAACTGCCTCGAATTGCCAGTTCATTTGGCGAGTTTGACCGTGTGTTAGGCGGAGGCATTGTACCCGGTAGCGCCATTTTGATTGGTGGCCATCCGGGGGCCGGTAAAAGCACTTTGTTATTACAAACCTTGTGTCAACTTGCTGAAACAATGCCGGCACTTTATGTGACGGGGGAAGAGTCATTACAACAAGTGGCGATGCGAGCACATCGATTAGGCTTGCCAACCAAAAAGCTGCGTATGTTGTCT
This Shewanella aestuarii DNA region includes the following protein-coding sequences:
- a CDS encoding phosphopentomutase is translated as MKRTFILMLDSFGVGAAGDADKFGDVGSDTFGHIAKACAEGQADVGRQGPLKLPNLARLGLGHAGFESTGKFADGFNDDVDVIGAYGYAEELSSGKDTPSGHWEMAGVPVLYEWGYFSDLTNSFPKELTDKILARAGLDGFLGNCHASGTTILEELGEEHMKTGKPIFYTSADSVFQIACHEESFGLENLYNLCKIAREELEPYNIGRVIARPFIGSSAKDFARTGNRHDYAVQPPAPTVLDKLKAAGGEVVSIGKIADIYANCGITQQYKATGLEALFDETLTQIKRAGDNTIVFTNFVDFDSHYGHRRDIAGYAKALEYFDSRLPELLALLDEDDFLLLTADHGCDPTWKGTEHTREHVPVLAYGAGLPAGSLGRRKSFADMGQSIASYFKLEPMEYGESFLD
- the deoD gene encoding purine-nucleoside phosphorylase, coding for MATPHINAVEGAFAETVLFPGDPLRAKYIAETFLEGAELVTDVRNMFGYTGTYKGKRISVMGSGMGIPSCSIYAHELIKEYGVKNLIRVGSCGAISTDVKVRDVIIGMGACTDSQANRLRFKNQDFAAIADFGLLSAVVDSAKEHGTKIRVGNVFSADLFYTPDPEMFDVMEKMGVLGVEMEAAGLYGVAHELGAKALCVVTVSDHIRTGEQTTSEERQTTFNDMIIMTLDAAVTL
- a CDS encoding AhpA/YtjB family protein, with protein sequence MIFVKGLKKRQKITRLIQLILAISLGFGLVNLWQSNLKNGQKLLSTQTKLMARTLAQQAANGAAPAMFLQNDEQLQWLATTLTKDPKVVSVNIYNSQGVRLAFAQSVTPNELGPDSEELRQLLVPYPPLIENVIQQENNLGYVEVRLDLNMFFDEIRYLHNQNMELLKWMLLVAGFIGLLLSRSLSFKRADFDRRKTRLKHIKKQKLANQPQDSDNK
- the serB gene encoding phosphoserine phosphatase SerB, which encodes MSTTNEYRHNGLLCQRYEEADYITEASLFNLQRARVVFEQSTQADIATWLQQLSCNAHFAVLHRANDLIGFEIAFEGDFDELMQSFYTQFTAHKAKAELLVITSPLPNLKQPGLLVMDMDSTAIQIECIDELAAMAGVGDEVAAVTASAMRGELDFEQSLRMRVSKLANADASIIDTLCHNLPLMPGLTASLDELQDNHWKLVVASGGFTPFVNHLMHLLRLDAAFANELVIEDGKLVGEVCGDVVDAQYKASVIKRCAQKWQIAAGQTLAIGDGANDIPMIQAADLGVAFHAKPKLISAANLAVNHLDLRALVFCLQA
- a CDS encoding PilZ domain-containing protein codes for the protein MTLDNHSGLIEQLKPLMMEPDFQDIFERLTADESNSTRFLLKMELNRISAPCTRIIDLRDKTELPCEEFTIGKQRHFLDEPSKNAIESILPIYHNKYTLGVYEHVIKSHKERKQIIQQKKQGNITEPQQEQSPFEVPGIVLGSYFNRSEERMNYSIRISAVQPGMADVFGATLDLSVGGARIRLPQKHNFDTEKPIRIKLLELSEEFYFEDLQQGVDYQIVDIQNKDDNAIFRLKRLGGGAELDKVITQLIRAFKFRYKVDVNDVIVNATGLGFERHYLPLQPHLPLFISINENKPTISHTLLARGNQPIFHFFQNEHDVNQLSGMLTNNRLVNLLKFPDVIEHRLLFSFIHIANGKLHFYSATLAELNKTGHLGLFLGFGAKKSSWRVFKIHSHKIDHSQNYKTSTLPGDDNHYSGLTEQQLATFSHVLHLCDLTNEEAKPQYQSWFTGQDVNQLKIFAQQKVTTNSIKKISMPFSERRHEARFSFKTLVEIKQGDKTLSGITHDISSRGLQINLDESADLQFPAAVTLSFPRLQTIAGKTNLSNLPYQLVRARSNGAILHLSALIGHEPHAGVEFLNKLITHNKQKLAQLSDKDGEQLELADGMKNLMMRELVGVPYFIEKTNKTIQLAGIGIGTKVDEISHLFSQDTDKIMQYNLTPLMADGVFKNQIVEPIRSMKPHYEMSYIEIFMRITRHSRGTINLTCKLTKALTTEEQQQFIEQSQRLGRFMALRVFRGATDKPDMSYIRRELEYIHIHANHRAKQLEEQLWRIIGLGELLDITQEICLRYPTLQNQVVIEK